In Iodobacter fluviatilis, one DNA window encodes the following:
- a CDS encoding aminoacyl-histidine dipeptidase translates to MVITDLAPNLLWRHFDTICRFPRPSRHESALRDHILAWATARGLHAQQDKGGNLIIRKPASVGMEDRQGVVLQGHLDMVAQKNASHSHDFMKDPIQTRIEAGWVHAEGTTLGADNGIGVAAALALLESNLPHGPLEVLLTIDEESGMTGARALEPGILQGQLLLNLDTEEWGEVYVGCAGGVDISLSRKLSTEPLAAGFDVFEISLTGLVGGHSGVDIHLERGNAIRLLARVINAACRDIEAKLVSFNGGTLRNALAREAFAKISVAACDAPRLAEIVDSHQALFRDELAGTDPHLSIALKPSVADLVPVAAHARLALDMLLALPHGVRCWSKSLPGVVETSNNLGVVSVDNGRFEAVLMVRSLKNIRMRELADAITAVGRLGGCLVEEEGEYPGWTPDLKSTALALIENVYQQRYGQKPKVQVIHAGLECGLLGAAYPKMDMVSFGPTIRGAHSPDERVEIASVASFWELLVDTLAAVPKA, encoded by the coding sequence ATGGTAATTACTGATCTTGCTCCAAACCTATTGTGGCGTCATTTTGATACGATTTGCCGCTTCCCAAGGCCATCCCGGCATGAATCGGCTTTGCGTGATCATATTCTGGCCTGGGCTACAGCGCGTGGTTTGCATGCACAGCAGGATAAGGGCGGAAACTTAATCATTCGCAAACCTGCCTCTGTGGGGATGGAAGACAGACAAGGCGTGGTCTTGCAAGGGCATCTGGATATGGTTGCGCAAAAAAATGCCAGTCATAGCCATGATTTTATGAAAGATCCTATCCAGACTCGTATTGAGGCGGGCTGGGTGCATGCCGAAGGGACAACCCTAGGCGCAGATAATGGAATAGGTGTTGCTGCAGCACTGGCCCTGCTGGAAAGCAATTTACCTCATGGCCCGCTGGAAGTTTTACTGACGATTGATGAAGAAAGCGGTATGACCGGTGCGCGCGCACTGGAACCCGGCATCCTGCAAGGCCAGCTGTTATTGAATCTGGATACCGAAGAATGGGGTGAGGTTTACGTTGGCTGTGCGGGTGGGGTGGATATCAGCCTGTCGCGCAAACTCAGTACCGAGCCACTTGCCGCTGGCTTTGATGTATTTGAAATTTCTTTAACCGGCCTCGTGGGCGGGCATTCAGGGGTAGACATTCACCTTGAGCGCGGTAATGCAATTCGCTTGCTGGCACGCGTGATTAATGCAGCCTGCCGTGATATTGAGGCTAAATTAGTTTCATTTAATGGCGGCACTTTACGCAATGCCTTGGCGCGTGAAGCCTTTGCCAAAATTTCGGTAGCGGCTTGCGATGCTCCGCGCCTTGCCGAAATTGTAGATAGTCATCAGGCTTTATTCCGCGATGAATTAGCGGGCACCGATCCTCATTTATCTATTGCCTTGAAACCATCCGTGGCCGATTTAGTGCCGGTGGCCGCTCATGCCCGTTTGGCGCTGGATATGCTGCTGGCTCTGCCGCATGGCGTACGCTGCTGGAGCAAATCTTTGCCCGGCGTGGTGGAAACCTCAAATAATCTGGGCGTGGTCAGTGTTGATAATGGCCGTTTTGAGGCCGTGCTGATGGTGAGATCGCTCAAAAATATCCGTATGCGCGAGCTGGCCGATGCGATTACTGCGGTGGGCCGCTTGGGAGGATGTTTGGTTGAGGAAGAAGGCGAATATCCAGGCTGGACGCCTGATCTGAAATCGACAGCTTTAGCACTTATCGAAAACGTCTACCAGCAGCGCTACGGTCAAAAGCCAAAAGTACAGGTTATTCATGCCGGCCTTGAGTGCGGCTTATTGGGCGCTGCTTATCCAAAGATGGATATGGTCTCTTTTGGCCCTACCATCCGCGGTGCACATTCCCCTGATGAGCGCGTTGAAATTGCCTCCGTGGCCTCTTTCTGGGAATTGCTGGTTGATACCTTGGCTGCTGTACCAAAAGCCTGA
- a CDS encoding DMT family transporter — protein MFSYWLVLGVAVFTEIIWALSLKYVQLNPNPWVIAGSVTLSFLNMALLSYAMKEIPAGTAYAIWTGLGAVGVTIGGIMLFGDPLGSTRIFFLCLIVSGVVGLKMAS, from the coding sequence ATGTTTAGTTATTGGTTGGTATTAGGTGTTGCTGTATTTACTGAGATTATCTGGGCTTTATCGCTTAAATATGTTCAATTAAACCCCAATCCATGGGTGATTGCAGGTTCAGTTACCCTGTCGTTTTTAAATATGGCGTTGCTGTCTTATGCAATGAAAGAGATACCGGCAGGCACCGCTTATGCAATCTGGACAGGCTTGGGTGCGGTTGGGGTAACTATAGGCGGGATTATGTTGTTTGGTGATCCGCTGGGCTCTACCCGAATTTTCTTTTTATGTTTGATTGTCAGCGGCGTAGTTGGCCTAAAAATGGCAAGTTAA
- a CDS encoding c-type cytochrome, which yields MSGSSVKASKGIAGMILAAVIGVPLFVYLLIKLFTSGSGVDITRSTMTTEAVSARLQPVGSIKIVDGGPPGSKSGKAVYEAVCVSCHGTGLAGAPKFADAGAWGARISKGFETLWTHAIKGFNAMPVKGGAADLTDDEVKRAVAYMANAGGAKFEEPKVEGAAADGAVDPATKGKEIYDSVCMACHAAGLAGAPKFGDKAAWAPRLKDGVDSAIAIATKGLNAMPPKGGYSGSDAEFTAAAQYLINSSK from the coding sequence ATGAGCGGTAGCAGCGTGAAAGCGTCAAAGGGCATTGCTGGCATGATTCTGGCGGCAGTGATTGGGGTGCCGCTATTTGTTTATCTGCTTATCAAGCTGTTTACGTCAGGCAGTGGTGTTGATATCACTCGCTCGACCATGACGACTGAGGCAGTTTCAGCGCGCTTGCAGCCAGTGGGCAGCATCAAGATTGTAGATGGTGGGCCTCCTGGATCAAAAAGCGGTAAAGCAGTTTACGAAGCAGTCTGTGTTTCCTGTCATGGCACTGGCCTTGCCGGTGCACCTAAGTTTGCTGATGCAGGTGCTTGGGGTGCCCGTATTTCCAAAGGCTTTGAAACACTCTGGACTCATGCGATCAAAGGCTTTAACGCCATGCCGGTTAAAGGTGGCGCAGCCGATTTAACAGATGATGAAGTCAAACGTGCCGTGGCCTATATGGCAAATGCCGGTGGTGCTAAGTTTGAAGAGCCTAAAGTGGAAGGCGCAGCAGCGGATGGCGCAGTTGACCCGGCAACTAAAGGTAAAGAAATTTACGATTCAGTATGTATGGCTTGCCATGCAGCAGGCCTAGCAGGCGCGCCTAAGTTTGGCGATAAAGCAGCATGGGCTCCGCGTTTAAAAGATGGTGTTGATAGTGCAATTGCGATTGCAACAAAGGGCCTAAACGCGATGCCACCGAAAGGCGGTTATAGCGGCTCTGACGCAGAATTTACTGCAGCCGCACAGTATCTAATTAATAGCAGCAAGTAA
- a CDS encoding Eco57I restriction-modification methylase domain-containing protein, which produces MSMTKIAFDHIAAKRKRPWQNEEEVRLAWVAGLEAAMGIHFDAERAKKDSSYNNVIIEFKAPSFFKGSKTSAKFKEATDKRLLPYIQREAAKSGIPTEDYIGIAIDGDHVCFAQVRAAVIYSQHLVPFSEYAVALVIEAIKADTRRAITVDNLLADFGHSSVNAQALMQAMADALAAELAAIGNSKIKMLFEEWRTLYGQVADMSVLQAATISGEMGFVWNGHTNQAMAGRLFVIHSYNSLLIKLLAAEIISAHGLTTTLQPAQAMAALLSDTALLDALDKEIEHAGIFVQAGIQGFVEEAIFSWYLDVARNATHAPTLLPALRGVLASLSMYRTDYMTHTRDVLRDLYQGLVPGKLRQSLGEFYTPDWLVDFTVNKAQQGAWLGKRVLDPTCGSGAFLVAVLRRVREEAIKAGWDAGRIVQHLCTSVWGFDLNPLAVQTARVNFVMEIADLLKAAPGQTLEIPVLLADAIYSPAPNPEEGHDVVKYQIGSQVAGLDIALPAALAFDRVRLDQVFAQMGEDVESDLDYVKSEAKLCFAGLLSATEADDWRAPLKHTYDQILDLHRLQWNGIWFRIVRNFFWSATAGHFDCIVGNPPWVRWSKLPNAYRERVKPTCERYGIFSKNKRHGGNELDISAMITYTTSDKWLKPNGRLAFVITGTIFKNPSSAGFRHFKLEPSNIKSLHLAPIGVDDMKALKPFTDAANHTAVAVFDKTKKPGTYPVPYRLWDSVPGFTKAIPASSSLSAVMKRVSITAKEAAPVDGNGSPWAVLTKGRFNTLKAFSGTCTWVAGRKGITTDLNGVYFVPVIQDNGTLVQICSRPDAGKKALGAVKTAWVEPTLLYPLVKGAGDFESCYLRLNNPSAVDKVLYTFVPNIGIDKADYTASEIAMNGAPLKKTKAWFTAYKTLLEARSTYRRQMNGAPFYDVYNVGDYTFQPWKVVWPEMSTRFYAAVAGSSTVPVVGVRPYIPDHKVYFVGFDDKKPAHFLCGLLNTPMVREWVESHTVSIQMGDVFKHMNLPEYDATNTSHVALSKLVEKAHGEHNAMKRAQVVAQVEKDGEAVLTTWISSTIK; this is translated from the coding sequence ATGAGTATGACAAAGATCGCTTTTGACCATATAGCTGCTAAACGCAAGCGGCCATGGCAAAACGAAGAAGAAGTGCGACTGGCTTGGGTGGCTGGATTGGAGGCAGCTATGGGCATCCACTTTGACGCTGAGAGAGCGAAAAAGGATAGTAGCTACAACAATGTAATCATTGAGTTCAAGGCTCCAAGCTTTTTCAAGGGTTCCAAGACTAGCGCTAAATTTAAGGAGGCAACCGACAAACGTTTGCTACCCTATATTCAGCGCGAAGCAGCCAAGTCTGGCATCCCTACCGAGGACTACATTGGTATCGCTATTGATGGCGATCATGTTTGTTTCGCCCAGGTACGCGCCGCAGTCATCTATTCACAACACTTAGTACCTTTCTCGGAATACGCCGTGGCGTTGGTGATTGAGGCAATCAAGGCTGACACGCGCCGCGCCATCACTGTAGATAACCTTCTTGCCGACTTCGGCCATAGTTCAGTCAATGCTCAAGCTTTAATGCAAGCCATGGCCGACGCGCTTGCCGCCGAATTGGCGGCAATTGGTAATTCCAAAATAAAAATGCTGTTCGAAGAATGGCGCACCCTTTACGGTCAAGTTGCCGATATGTCTGTTTTGCAAGCGGCCACTATCAGTGGGGAGATGGGCTTCGTTTGGAATGGGCACACGAATCAAGCTATGGCGGGGCGGTTGTTCGTCATCCACTCCTACAATTCGCTGCTTATTAAGCTCTTGGCTGCGGAAATTATCTCAGCCCACGGCTTGACTACAACGTTACAACCTGCGCAAGCAATGGCTGCTTTGTTGAGCGATACAGCCTTGCTGGATGCCTTGGATAAAGAAATCGAACATGCCGGTATTTTTGTTCAAGCCGGTATACAAGGTTTTGTTGAGGAAGCTATTTTTAGTTGGTACTTGGACGTTGCTCGCAACGCCACACATGCCCCAACACTTCTTCCTGCCCTACGCGGCGTATTGGCGTCGTTGTCGATGTACCGCACGGACTACATGACACACACGCGAGATGTATTACGTGATTTGTATCAAGGATTGGTTCCTGGAAAACTTCGCCAAAGCCTTGGGGAATTCTATACGCCCGACTGGCTGGTGGACTTTACAGTGAACAAAGCCCAGCAAGGGGCATGGTTAGGCAAACGCGTCTTAGACCCTACATGCGGTTCAGGAGCATTCTTGGTGGCCGTTCTTCGCCGTGTCCGTGAGGAAGCAATTAAGGCCGGATGGGACGCGGGACGCATTGTGCAGCACTTATGCACGTCAGTATGGGGATTCGATTTAAATCCATTAGCGGTACAAACCGCACGGGTTAACTTCGTTATGGAGATTGCTGATTTATTAAAAGCAGCTCCAGGTCAAACGCTGGAAATTCCGGTGCTTCTTGCCGACGCTATCTATTCTCCCGCGCCGAATCCGGAAGAAGGTCATGACGTGGTGAAATATCAAATCGGTAGCCAGGTGGCAGGGCTTGATATCGCATTACCTGCCGCATTGGCCTTTGATCGAGTGCGCTTGGATCAAGTGTTTGCGCAAATGGGCGAAGATGTGGAAAGCGACCTAGATTACGTAAAATCAGAAGCAAAGTTGTGTTTTGCTGGTCTGTTGAGCGCTACGGAAGCAGACGACTGGCGCGCCCCTTTGAAACATACCTACGACCAAATTCTGGACCTGCACCGTTTGCAGTGGAACGGCATCTGGTTCCGCATTGTGCGAAATTTCTTTTGGTCCGCCACGGCAGGTCACTTTGATTGCATCGTTGGTAATCCGCCATGGGTTCGATGGTCAAAATTGCCCAATGCTTATCGTGAACGGGTTAAACCAACATGCGAGCGTTACGGGATATTTTCGAAAAATAAGCGCCATGGGGGCAATGAGTTAGACATCTCCGCCATGATTACCTACACCACCTCAGATAAGTGGCTGAAACCGAATGGTCGGCTTGCTTTCGTTATCACCGGCACCATTTTCAAGAACCCCTCTTCGGCTGGGTTTAGGCACTTCAAGTTGGAACCGTCCAATATTAAGAGCCTGCATCTTGCGCCAATCGGCGTTGATGATATGAAGGCACTAAAGCCATTCACTGACGCTGCCAACCATACCGCCGTGGCGGTCTTCGACAAAACCAAGAAACCGGGCACTTATCCTGTTCCATACCGGCTATGGGACAGCGTCCCAGGTTTCACCAAAGCCATTCCCGCTAGTTCATCTTTATCTGCTGTGATGAAACGCGTTTCTATCACGGCCAAAGAGGCCGCGCCAGTTGATGGGAACGGTTCTCCGTGGGCAGTGCTGACTAAGGGCCGATTCAATACATTGAAGGCTTTTTCAGGTACATGCACTTGGGTAGCGGGACGTAAGGGCATCACGACAGACTTGAACGGGGTATATTTTGTGCCTGTCATTCAAGACAATGGCACATTGGTTCAGATTTGTAGCCGCCCAGATGCAGGTAAGAAGGCATTGGGCGCAGTCAAGACGGCGTGGGTAGAGCCGACGTTGCTTTACCCTTTGGTAAAGGGGGCTGGCGATTTTGAATCCTGCTATCTACGCCTGAATAATCCTAGTGCCGTTGATAAAGTCCTGTACACATTCGTCCCCAATATTGGCATCGACAAGGCTGATTACACTGCCAGCGAAATTGCCATGAATGGCGCTCCTCTGAAAAAAACCAAGGCGTGGTTTACCGCATACAAGACATTATTGGAAGCACGTTCCACGTATAGGCGTCAAATGAATGGCGCTCCTTTTTACGACGTGTACAACGTTGGTGACTACACCTTTCAGCCGTGGAAGGTGGTATGGCCGGAAATGTCCACCCGCTTCTACGCCGCAGTGGCAGGAAGCTCCACAGTGCCGGTAGTAGGCGTGCGCCCATATATTCCAGACCACAAAGTGTATTTTGTTGGATTCGATGACAAGAAACCGGCGCATTTTTTATGCGGTCTATTGAACACACCCATGGTGCGTGAATGGGTAGAAAGCCATACAGTATCCATTCAGATGGGGGACGTATTCAAGCACATGAATCTTCCCGAGTACGACGCAACGAATACCTCGCACGTAGCACTATCAAAATTAGTGGAGAAAGCTCACGGTGAGCACAACGCTATGAAACGTGCACAGGTAGTTGCTCAGGTGGAGAAAGACGGTGAAGCCGTCCTGACGACATGGATATCGTCAACAATTAAATAA
- a CDS encoding DUF6708 domain-containing protein, with protein sequence MTKTDFNAPYRLLKGDKLPIKLHPSCIGIATYLSKETTPRYKGSSLNEVKTIYSSAIELSDIHQCERGMPSMFALFVFCMCFPFSLFTFYFGFFQIQVVDFLSFLSNIILLSFCLSFFIITSLLEILMLRFDFFTLKSGSLILDRKNKKVYRIVRDYPEMLDYFKNSFKKCNPFYTWPTLVIEYNWDALVFVFASKTVVLRGGPLTTNTLAIGIEDPDFAQKQAEKSDHNKAWDRMLKHEDKPDFVDFFVIGNPLEMDEYSAHAFWTYLRAYMEENGPALPAGESLAEAPPSTWWQSMGVVSPLGARANEWARDRPILFILFLLTFPVSVPLSILWGSFNWLSHKTAFEAPFPPEIRAGWGKALSPQEKTWRPYRQR encoded by the coding sequence ATGACCAAAACTGATTTTAATGCTCCATATCGCCTATTAAAAGGAGATAAGCTACCTATAAAACTTCATCCATCCTGTATAGGGATTGCAACATATCTTAGTAAAGAAACGACTCCGCGTTACAAAGGCAGTAGCTTGAATGAAGTTAAAACAATTTACTCGTCCGCCATCGAGTTAAGCGATATTCACCAGTGCGAACGCGGCATGCCATCAATGTTTGCATTGTTCGTATTTTGTATGTGTTTTCCATTTTCATTATTTACCTTTTATTTTGGTTTCTTTCAAATTCAAGTTGTTGATTTTCTTTCTTTTTTATCCAATATAATACTTCTTTCTTTTTGCCTTTCCTTCTTTATTATTACTTCTCTTCTTGAGATCCTCATGCTTAGGTTTGATTTTTTTACTTTAAAAAGTGGGTCATTAATTTTAGATAGGAAGAATAAAAAAGTTTACCGGATAGTTCGCGATTACCCAGAAATGCTCGATTACTTTAAAAATAGTTTTAAAAAATGCAACCCATTTTACACTTGGCCAACCTTAGTTATTGAATACAACTGGGATGCTTTAGTGTTTGTTTTTGCCTCGAAAACTGTTGTACTCAGGGGTGGGCCTTTGACTACCAATACATTAGCCATTGGAATTGAAGACCCTGATTTTGCACAAAAACAAGCAGAAAAAAGCGACCATAATAAAGCATGGGATCGAATGTTAAAGCACGAAGATAAGCCGGATTTTGTTGATTTTTTTGTGATTGGCAATCCACTGGAAATGGATGAATATTCTGCTCATGCATTTTGGACATACCTGCGTGCCTATATGGAGGAAAATGGCCCGGCTTTGCCAGCTGGCGAGTCTTTAGCAGAGGCCCCCCCTTCGACATGGTGGCAGTCGATGGGGGTGGTTAGTCCATTGGGTGCACGGGCAAATGAGTGGGCAAGAGATAGACCTATTTTGTTTATCTTATTTTTATTGACGTTCCCTGTCTCTGTGCCTCTCTCTATCCTCTGGGGCTCCTTTAACTGGCTTTCGCATAAAACCGCTTTCGAAGCCCCATTTCCCCCGGAAATCCGAGCAGGGTGGGGAAAAGCATTGTCACCCCAAGAAAAGACTTGGCGCCCTTATCGCCAGAGGTGA
- a CDS encoding DUF6708 domain-containing protein has translation MLIIFGFFPLMMYSAYFFTWFFNGAGVVLFLMALVMFAFSLFGVCVTFHGGVYFLRADMFSLKNDSLFFDRKKKKIYRVFRNIPGLIDYVRNSLKKRNPFYAWPTVIVEYDWDSLIFVYVSKVVMLGQLPSTVHTLGVGIKDPDFAQKQAAKSDHDKAWDQMLKHEAIPDFVDFFTIGNPLVMSEYSVQALWAYLHAYMEDNGPALPAGESLAEAAPNSWWQSMGCIGPYGPNIKKWNQDHPIFVVMSFLFFPIFGPLYLLWGTFNWLSHKTAFEAPFPPEIRAEWGEPVLPKK, from the coding sequence ATGCTCATCATTTTTGGGTTTTTCCCCCTGATGATGTATAGCGCCTATTTTTTTACATGGTTTTTTAATGGTGCAGGGGTAGTTCTTTTTCTGATGGCTTTGGTTATGTTTGCATTTAGCCTTTTTGGCGTTTGTGTTACTTTCCATGGCGGCGTATATTTTCTAAGAGCCGATATGTTTTCACTTAAAAACGACAGCTTGTTTTTTGATAGGAAAAAGAAAAAAATTTATCGTGTTTTTAGAAACATACCTGGCCTTATCGATTACGTTAGAAATAGCTTAAAAAAACGTAATCCATTTTATGCTTGGCCTACCGTTATTGTTGAATACGATTGGGATTCATTAATATTTGTTTATGTTTCAAAAGTTGTGATGTTGGGGCAATTACCATCGACGGTTCACACCCTAGGTGTAGGGATTAAAGATCCTGATTTTGCACAAAAACAAGCGGCAAAAAGTGACCATGATAAAGCCTGGGATCAAATGCTAAAGCACGAGGCAATACCAGACTTTGTTGACTTCTTTACCATTGGTAATCCACTGGTTATGAGTGAATATTCCGTGCAGGCATTATGGGCCTATCTGCATGCCTATATGGAAGACAATGGCCCAGCCTTGCCTGCTGGCGAGTCTTTAGCCGAGGCTGCCCCTAATAGTTGGTGGCAATCTATGGGGTGTATTGGCCCATATGGTCCAAATATAAAAAAGTGGAATCAAGACCATCCTATTTTTGTGGTGATGTCCTTTTTGTTTTTCCCTATCTTTGGGCCCTTGTATTTACTCTGGGGCACCTTTAATTGGCTTTCGCATAAAACCGCATTCGAAGCCCCATTTCCCCCTGAAATCCGTGCAGAGTGGGGAGAGCCAGTATTACCCAAGAAATAA
- a CDS encoding DUF6471 domain-containing protein — protein MVKRFNGRIIRRLSSIGVQESYTGIAAKINRVTFSFLFFLQCMKALGIKEVRL, from the coding sequence ATGGTGAAGCGCTTTAACGGGCGTATAATCCGCCGTCTTAGCTCAATTGGCGTTCAAGAAAGCTATACCGGCATCGCTGCCAAGATTAATCGTGTGACATTTAGTTTTTTGTTTTTTCTGCAGTGCATGAAGGCACTCGGTATCAAGGAAGTTCGACTATGA
- the rarD gene encoding EamA family transporter RarD, whose protein sequence is MLSGQGLFLSLIASLVFSVLGWYSTQLTPLQGLDIFAWRVVWTVPAMLLLLALLKHGKKMRSTLQRFRHEPILWLALPVNALLLAIQQLMFMWAPLEGRLQEVSLGYFLLPLVMVLVGFFIYKERPSKLQWLAVFFALIGVMHELWLTRAFSWVTLVTALGYPPYLMIRRALHLDPFSGFLIETLFILPVAALMIYLHPAATDALHTTPMLWVLLPCLGIMTATAFVCYLMASKLLTIGLLGILGYVEPVLLFFISLFVLGEPFSAAGLGTYIPIWLGIMLTCWQSAHTLHQQKKAGINIRA, encoded by the coding sequence ATGCTTTCTGGCCAAGGTTTATTTCTCTCCCTCATCGCCTCGCTGGTTTTCTCTGTATTAGGCTGGTACAGCACTCAGCTTACCCCTCTTCAAGGCTTAGACATTTTTGCCTGGCGCGTAGTCTGGACAGTACCAGCCATGTTGCTGCTTTTAGCCCTGCTAAAACACGGGAAGAAAATGCGCAGCACCTTGCAGCGCTTCAGACACGAACCGATTCTTTGGCTGGCTCTTCCTGTCAATGCGCTTTTGCTGGCCATACAGCAACTGATGTTTATGTGGGCTCCCTTAGAAGGACGCCTGCAAGAAGTATCACTCGGTTATTTTCTATTACCACTTGTGATGGTGCTGGTCGGTTTTTTTATTTACAAAGAACGCCCCAGCAAATTGCAATGGCTGGCTGTTTTTTTTGCTCTAATCGGTGTAATGCATGAATTATGGCTGACGCGCGCTTTTTCTTGGGTGACTTTAGTAACCGCGCTTGGCTACCCGCCTTATTTAATGATACGCCGCGCCTTGCATCTCGACCCATTCAGTGGTTTTTTAATTGAAACCTTATTTATTTTACCCGTTGCAGCGCTCATGATTTATCTGCACCCTGCTGCAACAGATGCCCTGCACACAACGCCCATGCTTTGGGTTTTATTACCCTGCCTTGGCATCATGACGGCCACCGCCTTTGTTTGTTATTTAATGGCCAGTAAATTGCTGACAATTGGCCTACTTGGTATTTTGGGCTATGTTGAACCGGTTTTACTCTTTTTTATCTCGCTGTTTGTACTTGGAGAGCCCTTCAGTGCCGCAGGATTAGGTACCTATATTCCAATCTGGCTGGGTATTATGCTGACCTGCTGGCAAAGCGCACATACCCTGCATCAGCAAAAAAAAGCCGGTATTAACATCCGTGCTTAG